In one Erwinia aphidicola genomic region, the following are encoded:
- a CDS encoding DotH/IcmK family type IV secretion protein: MKIRLLTTAILLLSAGSVLAADWADARTNTPTTALPPAPSPAAPEVATTAPPAEQSEPAADITAPLRQSPPAPPSAAEAWAIGQAAPLNRGEIENVSRAVDDASRGRAWQPADVVPRISTLTVNLSPGASLPVLRTATHQASTVMFTDNTGAPWPLAAPPYNANADGFTVNFIPDSSVMTVQARRQYDRGNITVYLKGLAVPIIVDVTSGEASNTAKSRVIDTRLDLRIPQRGPQAKKMPAPQSKIGLNDPTLQAFLHGVPPKDARRLKTEGAVPDTQVWQMGDDLYIRTRSELRDAFEQTLASGDGTWLYKLPLTPEVAFSHAGKTVWMTLSLE, encoded by the coding sequence ATGAAAATTCGACTTCTCACGACAGCAATTTTGCTCTTGTCGGCGGGCTCTGTGCTGGCTGCTGACTGGGCAGACGCCCGAACAAACACCCCCACGACGGCGTTACCGCCCGCACCTTCCCCGGCAGCTCCGGAAGTGGCCACAACGGCGCCGCCGGCAGAGCAAAGCGAACCCGCAGCGGACATTACTGCTCCGCTACGCCAGTCACCACCGGCACCACCCTCTGCAGCCGAAGCCTGGGCTATCGGCCAGGCCGCTCCGCTTAACCGCGGTGAGATTGAAAACGTCAGCCGGGCTGTCGATGACGCCAGTCGTGGACGTGCCTGGCAGCCTGCAGATGTCGTGCCTCGTATTTCCACTCTGACAGTGAATCTCTCCCCGGGCGCTTCACTACCGGTACTGCGAACAGCCACGCATCAGGCCAGCACTGTGATGTTTACGGACAACACCGGGGCTCCGTGGCCACTGGCGGCCCCGCCTTATAACGCTAACGCCGATGGCTTTACAGTGAACTTTATCCCGGACAGCAGCGTGATGACGGTTCAGGCCAGGCGGCAGTATGACCGCGGGAATATCACGGTGTATCTGAAAGGGCTTGCCGTGCCAATCATCGTGGATGTCACCAGCGGTGAGGCCAGTAACACAGCCAAATCCCGCGTCATTGATACCCGTCTGGATCTGCGCATCCCACAGCGCGGCCCACAGGCGAAAAAGATGCCGGCACCTCAATCAAAGATTGGCCTGAATGACCCAACACTGCAGGCCTTTCTCCATGGCGTTCCCCCTAAAGATGCCCGCCGGCTGAAAACCGAAGGGGCTGTACCGGATACACAGGTCTGGCAGATGGGAGACGACCTCTACATCCGCACCCGCAGTGAGCTGCGTGATGCCTTCGAACAGACCCTGGCCTCTGGCGACGGGACCTGGTTGTACAAACTTCCACTGACCCCGGAAGTGGCTTTCTCTCATGCCGGTAAAACGGTCTGGATGACCTTATCTCTGGAGTAA
- the traW gene encoding conjugal transfer protein TraW — protein MKKRLLAVTIGGLLLSATQAMAYPVEVTSSRPITTEVVPQLSAANSTLGTILSTNQQIGGAISSGNDKIAAMIQQSTENMQQYATYAQQVQNLEQARRSYTVPDSICSESASGQASQVARQSAAKQSALSSGGGVRNSAIKKALSSKPDVPEKGLFATAEIHRNYCTKEDADAWGDLCSGESTLPGGDKEVRSLLAGAGPEDKAPELTFTQEQTDAAMMYLKNSARRSPGRALKKGEVKTDSGRQYIGMMTEHDAIQSAAEQPQLAMVAASQPNEATKDVLAETLQTPSSRAWFDENASAEAKRTGMMSLREFESFEVNRRYANTDYQIDLQAMDGDNLLRESIRIQSLQTALLLGIKQQLQENAIISGQQLSLEGAQYYEPRLAQKLQQAAAGATRQ, from the coding sequence ATGAAGAAACGACTCCTGGCCGTCACCATCGGCGGCCTGCTGCTGTCTGCTACACAGGCGATGGCTTATCCGGTGGAGGTGACGAGCAGTCGCCCTATCACCACCGAAGTAGTTCCGCAACTGAGTGCGGCCAACAGCACGTTGGGCACTATTCTATCAACCAACCAGCAGATTGGCGGCGCCATCAGTTCCGGCAACGACAAGATTGCGGCCATGATCCAACAATCGACGGAGAACATGCAGCAATACGCCACCTATGCGCAGCAGGTGCAAAACCTGGAGCAGGCCAGGCGCAGCTACACCGTGCCGGACAGCATCTGCAGTGAGTCTGCCTCCGGGCAGGCCTCGCAGGTAGCCCGTCAGTCGGCCGCGAAACAATCAGCGCTTTCCAGCGGTGGCGGTGTACGGAACAGCGCCATCAAAAAAGCCCTGTCTTCTAAACCCGACGTCCCTGAAAAGGGGCTTTTTGCCACAGCAGAAATCCACCGAAACTACTGCACCAAGGAAGATGCGGATGCCTGGGGTGACCTCTGCAGCGGGGAATCAACGTTACCGGGCGGAGATAAGGAAGTCCGCTCGCTACTGGCTGGCGCCGGGCCCGAAGATAAAGCCCCTGAGCTGACCTTCACCCAGGAACAGACCGATGCGGCGATGATGTACCTTAAAAACTCAGCCCGCCGTAGCCCCGGCCGGGCGCTGAAAAAGGGAGAAGTGAAAACCGACAGTGGTCGTCAGTACATCGGGATGATGACAGAGCATGACGCCATACAAAGCGCAGCTGAGCAACCTCAGCTGGCGATGGTCGCGGCCAGTCAGCCTAATGAAGCAACGAAAGACGTGCTGGCCGAAACACTCCAGACGCCATCGAGCAGGGCCTGGTTTGATGAGAATGCCTCAGCCGAAGCAAAGCGCACCGGCATGATGTCATTGCGTGAATTTGAGTCCTTCGAAGTCAATCGCCGGTACGCCAATACCGATTACCAGATTGACCTGCAGGCTATGGATGGCGACAACCTTTTGCGTGAATCCATTCGAATCCAGAGCCTTCAGACCGCCCTACTGTTAGGCATCAAGCAGCAGCTGCAGGAGAACGCCATTATCTCTGGCCAGCAGTTAAGTCTTGAGGGGGCCCAGTACTATGAACCTCGCCTGGCGCAGAAACTGCAGCAGGCCGCCGCCGGAGCTACCCGCCAATGA
- a CDS encoding type II toxin-antitoxin system Phd/YefM family antitoxin, whose translation MPNLIHSDTTASISELKKNPMATVNAGAGSPVAILNHNQPAFYCVPAELYEQMLEYIDEEELAKLVTKRSKQALHDVDLDSYL comes from the coding sequence ATGCCAAACCTCATTCACAGCGATACAACAGCCAGCATCAGTGAGCTGAAGAAAAACCCTATGGCCACTGTCAATGCAGGCGCCGGCTCTCCCGTGGCTATTCTGAACCATAACCAACCTGCTTTTTACTGTGTGCCAGCTGAACTCTATGAGCAGATGCTCGAATACATTGACGAGGAAGAGCTTGCTAAACTGGTTACTAAACGCAGCAAACAGGCATTGCATGATGTGGATCTGGATAGCTACTTATGA
- a CDS encoding type II toxin-antitoxin system RelE family toxin encodes MTYRVKFRTDALKEWNNLDKAIQQQFVRKLKKCAENPHIPSAKLRGMPDCYKIKLQASGFRLVYQVINDELIIAVVAVGKREHSKVYNLASKRLR; translated from the coding sequence ATGACCTATCGGGTGAAGTTCAGAACGGATGCGCTGAAAGAATGGAATAATCTTGATAAGGCTATTCAGCAGCAGTTTGTCCGGAAGCTAAAGAAATGTGCGGAGAATCCTCATATCCCTTCCGCAAAGTTACGAGGAATGCCCGATTGCTATAAAATCAAACTGCAAGCATCGGGCTTCAGGCTGGTTTATCAGGTTATTAACGACGAACTAATCATTGCTGTGGTCGCTGTAGGCAAACGGGAGCACAGCAAAGTTTATAATCTGGCTAGCAAACGGCTAAGATAA
- a CDS encoding DUF6750 family protein, with the protein MRNFTLSVSVRLWLAASSLGQRLMAPIVAILGSLTVPAYADDDFFGMFDKVADGADNSGKSFLKLAKFGGIGLVITGVVLWVAKKKNPQIGWGWVLTCIGAGCIMIAIDQFIKKGQSTIQLNPVDVG; encoded by the coding sequence ATGCGTAATTTCACACTGTCCGTTTCCGTACGCCTGTGGCTGGCTGCTTCTTCACTGGGCCAACGCCTTATGGCACCGATTGTCGCAATCCTGGGCTCTTTGACTGTGCCAGCTTATGCCGACGATGACTTTTTCGGCATGTTCGACAAAGTCGCTGATGGTGCAGACAATTCCGGAAAAAGTTTTCTGAAACTGGCGAAATTTGGCGGTATTGGGCTTGTTATTACTGGCGTAGTGCTCTGGGTAGCCAAGAAAAAGAACCCTCAGATTGGCTGGGGCTGGGTCCTGACCTGTATCGGTGCCGGTTGCATCATGATTGCCATTGACCAGTTCATCAAGAAAGGTCAGAGCACCATTCAGCTGAACCCGGTTGACGTGGGTTAA
- a CDS encoding DotA/TraY family protein: MKRLLLLLAAFALVGLSLPAFAENINYDTISGAATRSTDLSRQLLIMVYGDVVNNPLQPQNVSFIGQLYGVFNAIIAGLAFVWFMGVTLRATVLTGNRGKVFGRGNTMMAPVSSLAGFMALVPTPSGWSISNLAFLWMASIMGVGSANLLTDKAADVIMDGQSMIMQPVAGETITAARGMFDMYLCKAAMNTEQAEMHQAGSSNTPPMSEQRSSDGREIRISNGSALCGSAKLPETTDSGSWFPFSVPINSGPLENAQMSAFTAMNSTLSQNADNFVSAWRSYQDGGQSRLPDAEAEIQQAARQYEDTITAATASVDNEGTIRSELANYLKQSGWISLGAWYQSFATANQKVNSVANQSPIVTGPSNIGETGVGQLQEEIQIALRSQRKNSTFTPPLGSANLPGNDNLDDVQSANSAIIKVMPKMQVFTAWIANSVMTSGNKDGSTQVNPILQMKAIGDYTLGTAQATFIAFTAAKTIVDWGNGTGVGKLVNAVSGAGYIAKSIIGAIAPIVYFVIFILLSIGFSLSIFLPFIPLIYWITACTSWLASVLIGTTAGSLWAATHIGTEEDKGSRANYGYIFLIDAAIRPSLMVFGFFFASLVVVAIGTLLNILILPAMANVQADSITGLASLIGILMIYARTCTTLVSSAFSLQVYLPDYVIAWLGGREAAQMMKGAVESARSMFAGFGGKAGHAPGLKKVDAAKPGGDADGFK; encoded by the coding sequence ATGAAAAGACTGCTACTGTTACTGGCCGCCTTCGCGCTGGTCGGTCTGTCGTTGCCGGCATTTGCAGAAAATATCAACTACGACACGATTAGCGGTGCGGCCACACGGTCCACCGACCTCTCACGCCAGCTGCTTATTATGGTTTATGGCGACGTGGTGAATAACCCGCTGCAGCCTCAGAACGTCAGCTTCATCGGCCAGCTTTATGGCGTGTTTAACGCTATTATCGCTGGTCTTGCTTTCGTCTGGTTTATGGGGGTTACCCTACGTGCCACGGTACTGACCGGAAACCGCGGTAAAGTATTTGGCCGTGGTAACACCATGATGGCGCCCGTCTCATCGCTGGCGGGATTTATGGCACTGGTACCCACACCTTCTGGCTGGTCCATTTCGAATCTCGCGTTCTTATGGATGGCATCGATCATGGGCGTGGGAAGCGCCAATCTACTCACCGATAAAGCGGCAGACGTCATTATGGACGGACAGTCCATGATTATGCAGCCCGTTGCCGGTGAAACCATCACTGCGGCCCGGGGCATGTTCGACATGTACCTGTGCAAGGCGGCGATGAACACCGAACAGGCTGAAATGCACCAGGCCGGTAGTAGCAACACCCCCCCAATGTCTGAACAGCGGTCTTCTGACGGCCGAGAGATACGCATTTCGAACGGCAGTGCGCTCTGCGGCAGCGCCAAATTGCCGGAAACAACTGACAGTGGTTCCTGGTTCCCCTTTAGTGTCCCAATAAATTCCGGTCCGCTAGAAAATGCTCAGATGAGTGCCTTCACGGCGATGAACAGCACACTCTCACAGAACGCGGATAACTTTGTCAGCGCCTGGCGAAGCTATCAGGATGGAGGACAAAGCCGACTTCCGGATGCTGAAGCGGAAATTCAGCAGGCTGCACGCCAGTATGAAGACACAATTACTGCAGCAACTGCAAGCGTGGACAATGAAGGAACAATCCGAAGCGAGCTCGCAAACTATCTGAAGCAAAGCGGCTGGATTTCGCTGGGTGCGTGGTACCAGTCATTCGCTACAGCAAATCAGAAAGTTAATAGCGTGGCCAACCAAAGCCCTATCGTTACAGGACCATCAAATATCGGGGAAACAGGTGTAGGTCAATTGCAGGAGGAAATTCAAATAGCTTTACGATCTCAGAGGAAAAACTCAACATTCACCCCTCCTCTAGGCTCTGCAAACTTACCGGGAAATGATAATCTTGATGATGTTCAGTCAGCCAATTCGGCCATAATAAAAGTCATGCCCAAAATGCAGGTATTCACCGCATGGATAGCAAACTCGGTCATGACTAGCGGGAATAAAGATGGCTCTACTCAGGTTAACCCTATTTTACAGATGAAAGCCATTGGAGACTATACACTTGGAACTGCTCAAGCGACATTTATTGCTTTTACCGCTGCTAAAACAATTGTTGATTGGGGTAACGGAACTGGTGTTGGAAAATTAGTTAATGCAGTATCAGGAGCTGGTTACATAGCGAAAAGCATAATTGGCGCAATAGCTCCAATTGTATATTTCGTCATATTCATACTGTTAAGCATAGGATTCTCACTATCAATTTTCCTTCCATTCATCCCTCTGATTTATTGGATTACAGCCTGTACCTCATGGCTGGCAAGCGTACTAATTGGTACTACAGCAGGATCTTTATGGGCAGCTACACATATAGGCACAGAAGAAGATAAAGGGAGCCGCGCTAATTATGGTTATATATTTCTGATTGATGCTGCCATTCGCCCCTCACTGATGGTTTTTGGGTTTTTCTTTGCCAGTCTCGTGGTTGTTGCTATTGGGACATTGCTCAATATATTGATATTGCCCGCAATGGCTAACGTTCAGGCTGACTCAATCACTGGGTTAGCCAGCTTAATTGGCATTCTGATGATATACGCCAGAACATGTACCACGCTGGTTTCATCGGCATTCAGTCTGCAGGTCTACTTGCCAGATTATGTCATTGCCTGGTTAGGTGGTCGTGAAGCCGCACAGATGATGAAAGGGGCCGTTGAATCCGCCCGTAGTATGTTTGCTGGGTTTGGAGGTAAAGCTGGACACGCCCCAGGGCTGAAGAAGGTTGATGCAGCTAAGCCAGGAGGAGATGCTGACGGCTTCAAATAG
- the traX gene encoding conjugal transfer protein TraX has translation MKKIGKKAWFAANLVLPLWEAGRMVNAARYAAEKNAERFRRLWPEAAQREKEILTFDEAVAASGHSREALMRRFLLAKRIWLAMFIVAISIVILLPMGTLLAAPPGSGVLLMRMFSLMFMVSAFAGMLFVCAMKNQFHLWQLLSQELGSFTQWRATGTWLNELFSWRAPF, from the coding sequence ATGAAGAAAATAGGAAAGAAAGCCTGGTTTGCCGCCAATCTGGTCCTCCCGCTCTGGGAGGCCGGTCGCATGGTAAATGCTGCACGGTATGCGGCTGAGAAAAATGCGGAGCGGTTCCGGCGTCTGTGGCCTGAAGCCGCACAGAGAGAAAAAGAAATTCTCACTTTTGACGAAGCCGTGGCCGCCAGTGGACACAGCAGAGAAGCACTGATGCGCCGCTTCCTACTGGCTAAACGGATCTGGCTGGCCATGTTCATCGTGGCCATAAGCATCGTCATTTTGCTACCGATGGGAACACTCCTTGCAGCCCCTCCGGGTTCCGGGGTGCTGCTGATGCGTATGTTCAGCCTGATGTTCATGGTTTCCGCCTTCGCCGGCATGTTGTTTGTGTGTGCCATGAAAAACCAGTTTCACCTCTGGCAACTTCTCAGCCAGGAACTGGGATCGTTTACTCAATGGCGGGCAACCGGCACCTGGCTTAACGAGCTCTTCAGCTGGCGTGCCCCGTTCTGA
- the traQ gene encoding conjugal transfer protein TraQ, whose translation MDAIQILVQVADGLKTSGIRLILALAFMFGLGGCMFTLFSAAQRARHGKPVSGIKVLASVCLGGALIALHQMMNKASHTLSFGDVSFDAIAYAPESMGQAKLAIDAVLTLLRAVGVMFFFMGISRVRRSLVDGHTGLTAREDVSAGMVILICGILLACNPQLLDALQKTLHLSWN comes from the coding sequence ATGGACGCCATTCAAATCCTGGTTCAGGTCGCCGACGGTCTGAAAACCAGCGGTATCCGCCTGATATTGGCTCTGGCCTTTATGTTCGGGCTCGGTGGTTGCATGTTCACCTTGTTCTCCGCCGCCCAACGCGCCCGCCACGGTAAACCTGTCAGCGGGATTAAAGTTCTGGCATCGGTCTGCCTCGGAGGCGCCCTCATCGCCCTGCATCAGATGATGAATAAAGCCTCCCATACCCTGAGTTTTGGCGATGTTTCCTTTGATGCCATCGCTTACGCCCCGGAATCCATGGGTCAGGCCAAGCTCGCCATCGATGCCGTTCTTACCCTGCTGCGTGCGGTCGGGGTGATGTTTTTCTTCATGGGTATATCTCGTGTCCGTCGCTCTCTGGTTGATGGCCACACAGGCCTGACTGCACGTGAAGATGTCTCTGCAGGCATGGTGATCCTCATCTGCGGCATTCTCCTGGCCTGCAATCCACAACTGCTCGACGCACTGCAAAAAACGCTGCATCTGAGCTGGAATTAA
- a CDS encoding ATP-binding protein has protein sequence MKNPLVSALECVEEAIAWASRYALGQDFTRYCDLRTTIGLTDDDRKRRPGMSSPYIFLTEEGHYASVFEIEGTYCAFNEETAITEEERRDKALFSNYIARLTTLLTSEFKEPGRKLSFVFECDPGKARAELKKLLAHQYRSMKRMGLNLTDILDERIEKMAPFIARERAFLVVYTAREALSSTEIRDEEKRREALLKKSPGARYGQNPVFQALEGLKIRHDTFITMLENQFGKGDFGTRIRLMNAHEFGFSLREQIERESTSDSWRPFLPGDVKWPHGRPKGNDHSVLLAPHLHYQLFNSEPIIDGSFIHVDDHWHTTLALSLGPQQPETFSQLFDKINRHLPWRIRMDLMPGGMKALGGKKTILGLAGLLPPLRPVYDSVQWLEEVDKSEPVCVMTICASTWARDKETAKRNRTLLQKGLQSWGVCEVTGTFGDPARAWASTLVGANALSIPSLMYPPLSAALALLPLQRPATPWADDASIVFATPDGKPFPVKLASNLQTKFTEIVAGEPGTGKSVALGALSEAILFSGLSNLPFLSYVDKGFSAQGLIRLIRDALPKSRQNEVVGIVLENSRKHCKNPFDVQIGMKYPLTPEKEYLLSICETLCVNPETGTPPNSQDCRQILSRVIDTAYETNASLTPVRYAQTLEPLVDEALEKTGIRHEYDGNWWSKATWYEVRDLLFSRGELAAATRAHYQAMPELSDLQVYLNDEDVRMQYGTITREGSGETLLSYISRCLSDALRTYKMLSGRTVFELSPDTRVIAIDLNNVVGGKTRAGQVKTGLMYLYAGQLAAGHFELPQYRNELMRELPEMYQPFHHERLTQLSQEVKTKIYDELHNAKDIPFIMNKLVTQDLENRKFFIRTVLSSQYLNHFPHEILKSANSLYLMQVSHEDLPLLTEHFGVPAHTAQAFRHIGSGASPDGSGTHFLACFRLKTGRVVQILKNTLGPKELWALNSTPKDAALRDQLYDLLDGRKARAILAEAFPTGSAVSLIDLRQKEARETDHGNVINRLANELIAARGLQI, from the coding sequence ATGAAAAATCCACTGGTCTCCGCGCTGGAATGCGTGGAGGAAGCCATTGCCTGGGCCTCGCGTTATGCGCTGGGGCAGGACTTTACGCGTTACTGCGATCTTCGCACCACCATAGGCCTGACCGACGACGATCGTAAGCGCCGCCCCGGAATGTCCTCTCCGTATATATTCCTCACAGAGGAAGGCCACTATGCCAGCGTGTTCGAAATCGAGGGAACCTACTGCGCTTTCAATGAGGAGACGGCCATTACGGAAGAAGAGAGGCGGGATAAAGCACTGTTCAGTAACTACATTGCCCGCCTGACAACGCTGCTGACCAGCGAGTTTAAAGAACCCGGTCGTAAGCTGAGTTTCGTCTTCGAATGCGATCCGGGCAAAGCCCGGGCTGAACTGAAAAAACTGCTGGCTCATCAGTACCGCAGCATGAAGCGTATGGGCCTCAACCTGACTGATATTCTGGATGAACGTATTGAGAAAATGGCCCCCTTCATCGCCCGGGAGCGCGCATTCCTGGTGGTCTATACCGCTCGCGAAGCACTCTCCTCTACTGAAATCCGCGATGAAGAAAAGCGCCGTGAGGCTTTGCTGAAGAAAAGTCCGGGTGCGCGATATGGCCAGAACCCGGTATTTCAGGCGCTGGAAGGGCTAAAAATTCGCCACGATACTTTTATCACCATGCTGGAAAACCAGTTTGGTAAAGGTGACTTTGGAACCCGCATTCGGCTGATGAATGCCCATGAATTTGGTTTCTCGTTACGTGAACAAATCGAACGCGAAAGTACCTCAGATTCCTGGCGTCCGTTTCTGCCCGGGGATGTAAAGTGGCCACATGGCCGGCCGAAAGGAAACGACCATTCGGTGCTCCTCGCACCTCATCTCCATTATCAGTTATTCAACAGTGAACCTATCATCGATGGCAGCTTCATTCATGTTGATGACCACTGGCACACCACCCTGGCACTTTCGCTGGGTCCTCAGCAACCGGAAACGTTCAGCCAGCTGTTCGACAAAATCAACCGTCACCTGCCCTGGCGTATCCGTATGGACCTGATGCCGGGCGGCATGAAGGCACTCGGCGGAAAGAAAACCATCCTGGGCCTGGCTGGCCTGCTGCCTCCTCTGCGCCCGGTTTATGATTCTGTTCAGTGGCTGGAAGAGGTGGATAAAAGCGAACCGGTCTGCGTAATGACCATCTGCGCCAGCACGTGGGCCCGGGATAAAGAAACCGCGAAGCGTAATCGGACGTTGCTTCAGAAGGGGCTTCAGTCCTGGGGCGTCTGTGAAGTAACGGGGACCTTTGGCGACCCGGCGCGCGCCTGGGCATCAACCCTGGTCGGGGCGAACGCCCTTAGCATTCCATCACTGATGTATCCGCCTCTCTCAGCAGCGCTTGCTTTACTTCCACTACAGCGCCCGGCCACGCCATGGGCAGACGATGCCAGCATTGTGTTTGCCACCCCTGACGGCAAGCCCTTTCCTGTGAAACTGGCCAGTAACCTGCAAACAAAATTCACGGAGATAGTCGCCGGTGAACCCGGCACGGGGAAGTCAGTGGCCCTGGGGGCGCTCAGCGAGGCCATCTTATTCTCAGGCCTGAGCAACCTGCCGTTTCTGTCCTACGTCGATAAAGGATTTTCTGCCCAGGGACTGATAAGGCTCATTCGTGATGCGTTACCTAAATCACGTCAAAACGAAGTGGTTGGCATCGTTCTGGAAAACAGTCGCAAGCACTGTAAGAACCCGTTTGACGTCCAGATTGGGATGAAATATCCGCTGACGCCGGAAAAGGAATATCTGCTCAGCATCTGCGAAACACTGTGCGTGAACCCGGAAACCGGTACGCCGCCGAACTCCCAGGACTGCCGGCAGATCCTCAGCCGGGTTATCGACACGGCCTATGAAACAAATGCCAGTCTGACACCCGTTCGATACGCACAGACGCTTGAGCCCCTGGTCGATGAGGCACTTGAAAAAACCGGTATTCGTCATGAGTACGATGGTAACTGGTGGTCAAAAGCCACGTGGTATGAAGTCAGGGATTTGCTCTTCTCCCGCGGGGAACTGGCCGCCGCAACGCGAGCCCATTACCAGGCCATGCCGGAGCTGAGTGACCTGCAGGTGTACCTCAATGATGAGGACGTCCGTATGCAGTACGGCACCATCACCCGTGAGGGGAGCGGTGAAACGCTGCTCTCTTATATCAGTCGCTGTCTGTCAGATGCCTTACGCACTTATAAAATGCTTTCGGGCCGTACCGTGTTTGAACTTAGCCCTGACACACGTGTTATTGCCATTGATCTGAACAACGTAGTCGGCGGTAAAACGCGGGCCGGGCAGGTCAAAACAGGTCTTATGTATCTCTACGCCGGTCAGCTAGCTGCCGGGCATTTTGAGCTGCCGCAATACCGTAATGAGCTAATGCGCGAACTGCCGGAAATGTACCAGCCGTTCCACCACGAACGGCTGACCCAACTGTCCCAGGAGGTGAAAACCAAGATTTATGACGAGCTGCACAACGCCAAGGACATCCCGTTTATCATGAATAAACTGGTCACCCAGGATCTGGAGAACCGCAAGTTCTTCATCCGAACCGTGCTGAGCTCTCAGTATCTGAATCACTTCCCGCATGAAATCCTGAAGTCAGCGAACAGTCTCTATCTGATGCAGGTCAGCCATGAGGATCTTCCATTGCTGACTGAGCATTTTGGCGTGCCGGCACATACCGCACAGGCGTTCCGCCATATTGGCTCCGGTGCTTCCCCAGACGGCAGTGGTACGCACTTCCTGGCGTGCTTCCGCCTGAAAACCGGCAGAGTAGTGCAGATCCTAAAAAATACTCTCGGCCCCAAGGAATTGTGGGCGCTCAACTCAACCCCGAAAGATGCTGCCTTGCGCGACCAGCTATATGACCTGCTCGACGGCAGGAAGGCCAGGGCTATCCTGGCTGAGGCCTTCCCGACCGGTAGTGCCGTCAGCCTCATCGACCTGCGCCAGAAAGAAGCGCGAGAAACCGATCACGGCAACGTAATTAACCGACTGGCCAACGAGCTGATTGCCGCACGTGGCCTGCAAATCTGA
- the traO gene encoding conjugal transfer protein TraO has product MAAEKDARRDVKKTGLIIVIGGFAAVALLFILVSWLNAPPEAVTHISVDKTAGGTGKATAESPQYQTLLRENNAEGAKQAMANNTSFIASAGSGTVRQVPPISQEAPPTPPPPRAENPLTPPQHVPAQTLDPDRKKTLEALLKELVAQRGAPVGQLASVTGQAPGQTGQTAGVPGAAAASPFSGWTDSLSPASQTGSVSGSGGTAAERIVIPLGSRPGGLIETAIDSDNTSSQVLARIPAGPYAGATLTANGVQLAGDGVTIHFTNMDWNNNTWRIDAWAAMPDTLQSSVASSVNNRYTTRILLPALAHGLGLGGQLYASANTQILSNGYNTLEGRVGMPDGKAVAGTILGGAAQQAGQVVSQDAQKLPVKQVLVDRGQSIAVLFMSAVKESDKVIRTRDEPAAVSMQPASRMVPALHP; this is encoded by the coding sequence ATGGCCGCAGAAAAAGACGCCCGCCGGGACGTAAAGAAAACCGGCTTAATCATTGTTATTGGTGGCTTCGCAGCCGTTGCCCTTCTTTTCATACTGGTGTCATGGCTCAATGCTCCACCTGAGGCGGTGACGCACATCAGCGTGGATAAAACTGCCGGTGGAACAGGAAAAGCCACCGCAGAAAGCCCGCAGTACCAGACGCTGCTCAGAGAGAACAACGCTGAAGGCGCTAAGCAGGCGATGGCGAATAACACCAGTTTTATCGCCTCAGCAGGCTCCGGTACCGTGCGTCAGGTTCCGCCAATTTCACAGGAGGCACCGCCAACGCCACCGCCGCCACGGGCAGAGAATCCTTTAACGCCGCCTCAGCATGTTCCGGCACAGACGCTTGACCCTGACCGCAAAAAAACGCTGGAAGCGTTGCTCAAAGAGCTTGTAGCCCAGCGCGGCGCTCCGGTCGGTCAACTGGCCAGTGTAACAGGACAGGCCCCGGGCCAGACGGGTCAGACCGCAGGCGTACCAGGTGCGGCTGCAGCAAGTCCCTTCTCCGGATGGACGGACAGCCTTTCCCCGGCATCGCAAACCGGGAGCGTTTCAGGATCAGGCGGCACAGCAGCTGAACGCATTGTTATTCCTCTGGGCAGTCGTCCGGGTGGCTTGATTGAGACGGCGATTGATTCCGACAACACAAGCTCGCAGGTGCTGGCCCGTATTCCGGCAGGCCCTTATGCCGGCGCCACCTTAACAGCCAACGGTGTCCAGCTCGCCGGCGATGGCGTGACTATCCATTTCACCAACATGGACTGGAACAACAATACCTGGCGTATCGATGCCTGGGCAGCCATGCCGGATACGCTGCAGTCCTCCGTCGCCTCGTCAGTTAACAACCGCTATACCACACGCATTCTGCTGCCGGCACTTGCGCATGGTCTGGGGTTAGGCGGTCAGCTGTATGCCAGTGCCAATACTCAAATCCTGAGCAACGGTTACAACACCCTTGAAGGGCGCGTGGGTATGCCTGACGGTAAAGCTGTGGCCGGTACCATCCTCGGCGGCGCAGCCCAGCAAGCGGGTCAGGTGGTAAGCCAGGACGCACAGAAACTCCCGGTGAAGCAGGTTCTTGTCGATCGTGGCCAGAGCATCGCCGTGCTGTTCATGTCTGCTGTAAAAGAAAGCGACAAAGTGATTAGGACCCGTGATGAGCCTGCGGCTGTCAGCATGCAACCCGCCAGCCGCATGGTCCCCGCCTTACATCCCTGA